Genomic DNA from Peribacillus simplex NBRC 15720 = DSM 1321:
AAAAAGCGGTAAGCAGTGACGATAATACCCCAAGATATACGATTGAAATGAGGAATGCACTACTTGTGAAGGGTAATAAAAAGCTACTAATAGATTGGTTAATTATATGGTTGATGATGGCCATACTATTAAAAGTCACAAAACCAAAGAATGTCATCACATAAGTTAACGTAAATAGTGAATATTTCTTTGTTACCTTCCTCGCTACCACATTATAGAGAGCGGCAGCAATCGAGGATAATAAGATTAGGATCGTTCCTTTCAAACTGTGAGCCGCAAGTTGCAAGTCATTCATGACAAAGATAAAGATAACCCCCATCACAGAAAAATAAAGGGAAATTTTTTGACCTTTACCTGCGTATTCTTTCAAAAATAATGAAGCTGATAATAACGTGAAAATTGGTATGGTCGCTTGGATAATACCCGCTTCTGAAGATGAGGTATATACGAGACCAAACACTTGAAATGTAAAGAAAAAAATTGGATAAAGCAACACTAACGGAAGAATCTTCAAAGTATCGGTTGCGCTCATTTTCACTGATGTCCTCCGATACAGCTTAAAAATTATCGCGATCAAAAAAGCCATCGTAAATCGATGTGCCAATGTATCTAGCGGACTCGCTTCCATTAATGATATTTTTGTAAAAATAAATGAAAATCCAATAATAAAGGCATATAGTATCGCCGCAATATAGGCTTTTTTATGTTCTGGCATATTGAGTAAATCCTCCTTTTCAACACCCGGCCGGTTGTTAGTATCGTATTAAAAGTTCCACTACGATACAATACAAATTAGAAGCATCTGTAACGGTACAGTTTTTAGGAGGTATTCATGTTAAAATACGTAGCTTTGTGTAATGAATTTGAATCTCTCATCCAGAATGGACAGCTCAAAGCGGGCTTTAAACTCCCATCGATTCGTCAATTAAGCGAACAACATCAATGTAGTAAAAGTACAGTTTTGAAAGCTCTGCAAGAATTGGAAAAGAAGCATTTAATCTACGCGGTTCCTAAAAGTGGATATTATGTCGTTCAAAAAGAATTTGATGGTAAAAGAAAACCAACAGCGGAAATCGACTTTGTTACTTCCGCTCCCGCTTGGCATCAATTTCCGTATCATGACTTTCAACATTGCATCAACAAAGCCATCGATACCTATCAGCAAGAATTGTTTATCTATGGCACTCCAAAAGGACTACCCTCTTTAATAAAAGTGATACAAAAACAATTAGAGCAGTATCAGGTTTTCGCCAAAGAAGAACAGATTTTCATTACTTCAGGCGTGCAACAAGCACTTTCCTTATTAACGTTCATCCCTTTTCCAAATGAACGTACCCATATACTAGTTGAACAGCCTAGTTATCATCTATTTGTGGAGCAATTAAAAGCGTACAAGATTTCCGTGCTAGGAATCCAACGAACTGCAGAAGGTATTGATTTAGAGGAATTAGAGCGGATTTTTAGCAGTCAGGAAATTAAATTCTTTTATACGATGCCTCGTTTCCATAATCCGTTAGGGACTTCTTACTCTAAAAAGGACAAAGAAGAGATACTAAAACTTGCTGTAAAGTATGGTGTCTATATTGTAGAAGATGATTATTTAGCAGATTTCGAAGAGAATATGAAGGTAGACCCCATTTTTTCCGGGGATACTCATCAAATGGTCATTTATTTAAAAAGCTTCTCTAAAATAATGTTTCCAGGACTACGCATAGGTGTTGCCGTATTGCCTAAACCATTAGCGGTCAGCTTCCAACTATATAAAAGAACAGCTGATATTGATAGTTCCATGATTTCACAAGCAGCCTTGGAAATCTACATAAAAAGCGGTATGTTTGAACGCCATAGAAACAAGGTACGGCTCTCCTATTTAGGGCGTGCAAATTTGCTATATGATGCTCTAGAAAAGCACTCTACTCCAGGCTTTTATCGCCCAGCATCCATATGTATGAACGCACATATCGTACTGCCTCATCGTTTAAATAGTGCTCACCTCATCAAAAACTTACAAAATCAACAAGTACTGGTAGAGACTATAGGTCAAAATTATATAGATGGCTTTCACCAGGAAAAAATATTAAAACTAAACGTGTCCAATACAAATATACAAAAACTTGACCAAGGAATAGCTCTTATTT
This window encodes:
- a CDS encoding PLP-dependent aminotransferase family protein, producing the protein MLKYVALCNEFESLIQNGQLKAGFKLPSIRQLSEQHQCSKSTVLKALQELEKKHLIYAVPKSGYYVVQKEFDGKRKPTAEIDFVTSAPAWHQFPYHDFQHCINKAIDTYQQELFIYGTPKGLPSLIKVIQKQLEQYQVFAKEEQIFITSGVQQALSLLTFIPFPNERTHILVEQPSYHLFVEQLKAYKISVLGIQRTAEGIDLEELERIFSSQEIKFFYTMPRFHNPLGTSYSKKDKEEILKLAVKYGVYIVEDDYLADFEENMKVDPIFSGDTHQMVIYLKSFSKIMFPGLRIGVAVLPKPLAVSFQLYKRTADIDSSMISQAALEIYIKSGMFERHRNKVRLSYLGRANLLYDALEKHSTPGFYRPASICMNAHIVLPHRLNSAHLIKNLQNQQVLVETIGQNYIDGFHQEKILKLNVSNTNIQKLDQGIALIFKELNKKENYYL
- a CDS encoding DMT family transporter encodes the protein MPEHKKAYIAAILYAFIIGFSFIFTKISLMEASPLDTLAHRFTMAFLIAIIFKLYRRTSVKMSATDTLKILPLVLLYPIFFFTFQVFGLVYTSSSEAGIIQATIPIFTLLSASLFLKEYAGKGQKISLYFSVMGVIFIFVMNDLQLAAHSLKGTILILLSSIAAALYNVVARKVTKKYSLFTLTYVMTFFGFVTFNSMAIINHIINQSISSFLLPFTSSAFLISIVYLGVLSSLLTAFLSNYALSILPASKMSVFSNLATLITIIAGVLFLHESIHYYHIIGAMIILVGVIGTNYFGGIQSKHISKTIADPLLKREVK